A stretch of the Neodiprion lecontei isolate iyNeoLeco1 chromosome 4, iyNeoLeco1.1, whole genome shotgun sequence genome encodes the following:
- the LOC107227717 gene encoding uncharacterized protein LOC107227717 isoform X1 — MFGTKFRSWMEAHIVRPRKKKDRKKGEKGFDSNCNSPSSHSGNRSPALHQVHPAEAPSKNLDTIHLQASAYTTVTTSSGTSAGTGSVHLSSPESAYSTGYSTDGTSPGASYPPEYYINIRTGTHYFQSSKGGNKKLGEETPVPPTDGGNDQKLIRLTNGMESNTRVNPKEFRDARTSTPNKISEHNVSQTIHATVQRQHQPVQQKPQAHRRTESCSVDALRISNFLPVPTSMPPPLVPSPPLQSPRQRSRIRTNPWLSANSSGSSTTGVKSRLTVGESSSSSGLKLTESSGSASDVNVNINVVRNSEFRPGSLSAGRSPINQNWRISPRMEIRSKVPIPVARCSSSSSGSSLTRSVRSSEDDITLNEMMGKYDESYVYEKETDILSDSDPTDCEDYVDSLSDIDTGQDGGDENEPFENDDFDFIDNGSILELDKLDSHAGFRNTGHCTYFTFSSELSRKGTRLRESFLRRRTKDESSSHRSSVRSGSRRQSTRGRKTDDKSAEKRKKRVSQRRRQSFAEKCDDETANLNRVLVERMLLKNSGFNQGSRSVGGTPICLRRRKCDVNKNLSPVKLIQDSALVRSVIAENEVAKRRSNSVSYVNGNAVRSRLIDGAYMATFASEIALMEADKEADRKYKELILEAENILVNMKNNSSPVVMPSPRKIHNGLANKRVELIKNTELNIELALSKSRNSQPELQSGSIRDLEHTSPKRQFAQPCSPIRKFMERNSPGGIIVKENFYKQDVQVKCPSSPMMVRKTPQNSPSRSFVQANRLQITERDVSHDVKSRDLRTFVHNGVNSPRQLKDKPIASPYLNAHRDSLIQKEKLLLAKKEVRSSRTLKDEGLTSSSSDSDDRCDVRKKPPLLTFRSIDIGPTREGSSYCPQSEPVKRKVYAGSVTYGRIQKSLGEHNVAFRNSDGDTATDDTDDSKRSLKEKVAQLRQERIAAEANINAQDTQLYQHQLSQLRRQKLVQTIEGLKRSLEDQSATLKQTCLEAVLDNDVN; from the exons ATGTTTGGAACAAAGTTCCGTTCGTGGATGGAAGCTCACATAGTGCGaccgaggaagaagaaggatcGGAAGAAAGGGGAAAAGGGTTTCGACTCGAACTGCAATTCTCCAAGCAGCCATAGCGGCAACAGATCCCCAGCTCTACATcag GTTCATCCGGCGGAAGCGCCGTCGAAGAACCTCGACACGATTCACCTGCAAGCCTCGGCGTACACGACGGTCACGACGTCGTCTGGGACGTCGGCTGGAACTGGGAGCGTCCATCTATCGTCGCCTGAGAGCGCCTATAGCACGGGTTACTCGACAGACGGGACTTCACCCGGGGCTAGTTACCCCCCGGAATATTACATCAACATCAGGACGGGGACCCATTATTTCCAGAGTAGCAAGGGCGGCAACAAAAAGCTCGGCGAGGAAACCCCTGTACCCCCGACCGACGGGGGAAACGACCAGAAATTGATCCGACTCACCAACGGAATGGAGTCCAATACCAGGGTCAACCCCAAGGAGTTTAGGGATGCCAGGACCAGCACCCCGAACAAG ATCTCCGAACACAACGTTTCGCAAACGATTCACGCGACGGTTCAGCGACAACATCAGCCTGTCCAGCAGAAGCCCCAAGCTCACAGAAGGACGGAGTCCTGCTCCGTGGACGCATTGCGGATTTCGAATTTCCTCCCGGTTCCGACTTCCATGCCCCCGCCGCTGGTCCCCTCGCCGCCGCTCCAGTCTCCCAGACAGCGTTCCCGCATCCGGACGAACCCGTGGCTCTCGGCCAATTCCTCAGGCTCGAGTACGACGGGGGTTAAATCCCGACTCACCGTTGGCGAATCGAGCAGCAGCTCGGGTCTGAAGCTGACGGAATCTTCGGGCAGCGCAAGCGACGTGAACGTGAACATAAACGTTGTgagaaattccgaatttcgtCCTGGGAGCCTCAGCGCCGGTCGAAGTCC GATCAACCAAAACTGGAGGATTTCACCGCGGATGGAGATCCGTTCGAAGGTTCCCATCCCGGTGGCACGCTGCAGCAGCAGCTCGTCGGGATCCTCGTTGACGCGAAGCGTGCGTTCGTCGGAGGACGACATAACGCTGAACGAGATGATGGGTAAATACGACGAGAGTTACGTGTACGAGAAGGAGACGGACATCCTGTCGGACAGCGATCCGACGGACTGCGAGGACTACGTAGATTCGTTGTCGGACATCGACACGGGTCAGGACGGCGGCGACGAGAACGAGCCCTTCGAGAACGACGACTTCGACTTCATCGACAACGGGTCGATCCTCGAACTCGACAAGCTGGACTCGCACGCGGGCTTCCGGAACACGGGACACTGCACGTACTTCACCTTCAGCAGCGAGCTCAGCCGGAAGGGAACGCGGCTGCGGGAGTCGTTCCTGAGGCGAAGGACGAAGGATGAGAGCAGCTCGCACAGATCGAGCGTGAGGAGCGGATCGAGGCGGCAAAGCACGCGGGGAAGAAAGACGGACGACAAGTCGGCGGAGAAGCGGAAGAAGCGGGTGTCGCAGCGTCGCAGGCAGAGCTTCGCCGAGAAGTGCGACGACGAGACGGCGAATCTTAACCGCGTGCTGGTCGAGCGGATGCTGCTGAAAAACTCTGGTTTCAATCAGGGCAGCCGCAGCGTCGGTGGGACGCCGATTTGCCTCCGGCGACGGAAGTGCGACGTGAACAAGAACCTCTCGCCCGTCAAGCTGATACAGGACAGCGCCCTGGTGCGCTCGGTCATCGCCGAGAACGAAGTCGCCAAGCGGCGGTCGAACTCCGTCAGCTACGTGAACGGAAACGCGGTGCGGAGCCGGCTCATCGACGGCGCCTACATGGCCACATTCGCCTCGGAGATCGCCCTGATGGAGGCGGACAAGGAGGCGGACCGGAAGTACAAGGAGCTTATACTCGAGGCGGAGAACATACTGGTGAACATGAAGAACAACTCATCGCCGGTGGTCATGCCGTCGCCGAGGAAGATCCACAATGGACTGGCCAACAAACGCGTAGAACTTATCAAGAACACGGAGCTGAACATCGAGCTGGCGCTCTCCAAGAGCAGGAACTCCCAGCCCGAGCTCCAGAGCGGCAGCATCAGGGACTTGGAGCACACGAGCCCGAAGAGACAGTTCGCTCAGCCTTGTTCCCCGATACGCAAGTTCATGGAGCGAAATTCACCCGGCGGTATCATCGTGAAGGAGAATTTTTACAAGCAGGACGTGCAGGTCAAGTGTCCGAGTTCACCGATGATGGTCAGGAAAACTCCGCAGAATTCACCTAGCAGGAGCTTCGTCCAGGCGAACAGGCTTCAGATCACCGAACGGGATGTTAGTCACGACGTCAAGAGTCGAGATCTTCGGACGTTTGTCCACAACGGTGTCAACTCACCGAGACAGCTCAAGGACAAACCCATCGCATCTCCCTACCTAAATGCGCATCGGGATTCACTGATTCAGAAGGAAAAATTACTCCTTGCCAAGAAGGAAGTCAGGTCTTCGAGGACCCTCAAAGACGAGGGACTGACATCAAGCTCGTCGGATTCCGACGATAGGTGCGATGTCAGGAAGAAACCACCGTTACTTACCTTCag ATCGATTGATATCGGACCGACGCGGGAGGGTTCTTCATACTGTCCCCAAAGCGAACCAGTTAAGCGAAAAGTATACGCGGGTAGCGTGACTTACGGGCGGATACAAAAGTCGCTGGGGGAGCACAATGTCGCTTTTAGAAACTCCGACGGCGACACGGCCACCGACGATACGG ATGACTCGAAACGATCGTTGAAAGAGAAGGTGGCCCAACTCCGACAGGAGCGAATAGCAGCGGAGGCAAATATTAACGCCCAAGACACGCAGCTGTACCAGCATCAGTTGTCTCAGCTGAGGAGACAAAAGCTGGTACAAACCATCGAGGGTCTAAAACGAAGTTTGGAAGACCAGTCGGCAACACTGAAGCAAACTTGCCTCGAAGCTGTTCTCGACAATGACGTGAATTAG
- the LOC107227717 gene encoding uncharacterized protein LOC107227717 isoform X2, with product MFGTKFRSWMEAHIVRPRKKKDRKKGEKGFDSNCNSPSSHSGNRSPALHQVHPAEAPSKNLDTIHLQASAYTTVTTSSGTSAGTGSVHLSSPESAYSTGYSTDGTSPGASYPPEYYINIRTGTHYFQSSKGGNKKLGEETPVPPTDGGNDQKLIRLTNGMESNTRVNPKEFRDARTSTPNKISEHNVSQTIHATVQRQHQPVQQKPQAHRRTESCSVDALRISNFLPVPTSMPPPLVPSPPLQSPRQRSRIRTNPWLSANSSGSSTTGVKSRLTVGESSSSSGLKLTESSGSASDVNVNINVVRNSEFRPGSLSAGRSPINQNWRISPRMEIRSKVPIPVARCSSSSSGSSLTRSVRSSEDDITLNEMMGKYDESYVYEKETDILSDSDPTDCEDYVDSLSDIDTGQDGGDENEPFENDDFDFIDNGSILELDKLDSHAGFRNTGHCTYFTFSSELSRKGTRLRESFLRRRTKDESSSHRSSVRSGSRRQSTRGRKTDDKSAEKRKKRVSQRRRQSFAEKCDDETANLNRVLVERMLLKNSGFNQGSRSVGGTPICLRRRKCDVNKNLSPVKLIQDSALVRSVIAENEVAKRRSNSVSYVNGNAVRSRLIDGAYMATFASEIALMEADKEADRKYKELILEAENILVNMKNNSSPVVMPSPRKIHNGLANKRVELIKNTELNIELALSKSRNSQPELQSGSIRDLEHTSPKRQFAQPCSPIRKFMERNSPGGIIVKENFYKQDVQVKCPSSPMMVRKTPQNSPSRSFVQANRLQITERDVSHDVKSRDLRTFVHNGVNSPRQLKDKPIASPYLNAHRDSLIQKEKLLLAKKEVRSSRTLKDEGLTSSSSDSDDRCDVRKKPPLLTFR from the exons ATGTTTGGAACAAAGTTCCGTTCGTGGATGGAAGCTCACATAGTGCGaccgaggaagaagaaggatcGGAAGAAAGGGGAAAAGGGTTTCGACTCGAACTGCAATTCTCCAAGCAGCCATAGCGGCAACAGATCCCCAGCTCTACATcag GTTCATCCGGCGGAAGCGCCGTCGAAGAACCTCGACACGATTCACCTGCAAGCCTCGGCGTACACGACGGTCACGACGTCGTCTGGGACGTCGGCTGGAACTGGGAGCGTCCATCTATCGTCGCCTGAGAGCGCCTATAGCACGGGTTACTCGACAGACGGGACTTCACCCGGGGCTAGTTACCCCCCGGAATATTACATCAACATCAGGACGGGGACCCATTATTTCCAGAGTAGCAAGGGCGGCAACAAAAAGCTCGGCGAGGAAACCCCTGTACCCCCGACCGACGGGGGAAACGACCAGAAATTGATCCGACTCACCAACGGAATGGAGTCCAATACCAGGGTCAACCCCAAGGAGTTTAGGGATGCCAGGACCAGCACCCCGAACAAG ATCTCCGAACACAACGTTTCGCAAACGATTCACGCGACGGTTCAGCGACAACATCAGCCTGTCCAGCAGAAGCCCCAAGCTCACAGAAGGACGGAGTCCTGCTCCGTGGACGCATTGCGGATTTCGAATTTCCTCCCGGTTCCGACTTCCATGCCCCCGCCGCTGGTCCCCTCGCCGCCGCTCCAGTCTCCCAGACAGCGTTCCCGCATCCGGACGAACCCGTGGCTCTCGGCCAATTCCTCAGGCTCGAGTACGACGGGGGTTAAATCCCGACTCACCGTTGGCGAATCGAGCAGCAGCTCGGGTCTGAAGCTGACGGAATCTTCGGGCAGCGCAAGCGACGTGAACGTGAACATAAACGTTGTgagaaattccgaatttcgtCCTGGGAGCCTCAGCGCCGGTCGAAGTCC GATCAACCAAAACTGGAGGATTTCACCGCGGATGGAGATCCGTTCGAAGGTTCCCATCCCGGTGGCACGCTGCAGCAGCAGCTCGTCGGGATCCTCGTTGACGCGAAGCGTGCGTTCGTCGGAGGACGACATAACGCTGAACGAGATGATGGGTAAATACGACGAGAGTTACGTGTACGAGAAGGAGACGGACATCCTGTCGGACAGCGATCCGACGGACTGCGAGGACTACGTAGATTCGTTGTCGGACATCGACACGGGTCAGGACGGCGGCGACGAGAACGAGCCCTTCGAGAACGACGACTTCGACTTCATCGACAACGGGTCGATCCTCGAACTCGACAAGCTGGACTCGCACGCGGGCTTCCGGAACACGGGACACTGCACGTACTTCACCTTCAGCAGCGAGCTCAGCCGGAAGGGAACGCGGCTGCGGGAGTCGTTCCTGAGGCGAAGGACGAAGGATGAGAGCAGCTCGCACAGATCGAGCGTGAGGAGCGGATCGAGGCGGCAAAGCACGCGGGGAAGAAAGACGGACGACAAGTCGGCGGAGAAGCGGAAGAAGCGGGTGTCGCAGCGTCGCAGGCAGAGCTTCGCCGAGAAGTGCGACGACGAGACGGCGAATCTTAACCGCGTGCTGGTCGAGCGGATGCTGCTGAAAAACTCTGGTTTCAATCAGGGCAGCCGCAGCGTCGGTGGGACGCCGATTTGCCTCCGGCGACGGAAGTGCGACGTGAACAAGAACCTCTCGCCCGTCAAGCTGATACAGGACAGCGCCCTGGTGCGCTCGGTCATCGCCGAGAACGAAGTCGCCAAGCGGCGGTCGAACTCCGTCAGCTACGTGAACGGAAACGCGGTGCGGAGCCGGCTCATCGACGGCGCCTACATGGCCACATTCGCCTCGGAGATCGCCCTGATGGAGGCGGACAAGGAGGCGGACCGGAAGTACAAGGAGCTTATACTCGAGGCGGAGAACATACTGGTGAACATGAAGAACAACTCATCGCCGGTGGTCATGCCGTCGCCGAGGAAGATCCACAATGGACTGGCCAACAAACGCGTAGAACTTATCAAGAACACGGAGCTGAACATCGAGCTGGCGCTCTCCAAGAGCAGGAACTCCCAGCCCGAGCTCCAGAGCGGCAGCATCAGGGACTTGGAGCACACGAGCCCGAAGAGACAGTTCGCTCAGCCTTGTTCCCCGATACGCAAGTTCATGGAGCGAAATTCACCCGGCGGTATCATCGTGAAGGAGAATTTTTACAAGCAGGACGTGCAGGTCAAGTGTCCGAGTTCACCGATGATGGTCAGGAAAACTCCGCAGAATTCACCTAGCAGGAGCTTCGTCCAGGCGAACAGGCTTCAGATCACCGAACGGGATGTTAGTCACGACGTCAAGAGTCGAGATCTTCGGACGTTTGTCCACAACGGTGTCAACTCACCGAGACAGCTCAAGGACAAACCCATCGCATCTCCCTACCTAAATGCGCATCGGGATTCACTGATTCAGAAGGAAAAATTACTCCTTGCCAAGAAGGAAGTCAGGTCTTCGAGGACCCTCAAAGACGAGGGACTGACATCAAGCTCGTCGGATTCCGACGATAGGTGCGATGTCAGGAAGAAACCACCGTTACTTACCTTCag ATGA
- the LOC124292606 gene encoding uncharacterized protein LOC124292606, with protein sequence MKFVSSGFCIFLTALTIAHGEKILSKRNADYDVHEEIDCQTAQLGRAQTIRNSMCQVQDTLVDLKPTTGYRFMPSKVSVKRCDGNCRTGSSCEPLETRITEVYVDLKPLYSRRRMKQCAVVRVEEHVRCRCKSETTESGFVSSTPPN encoded by the exons ATGAAGTTCGTTTCGTCAggattttgcatttttctcacaGCATTGACAATCGCCCATGGTGAAAAAATCCTGTCTAAGCGCAACGCGGATTACGACGTCCATGAGGAAATTG ATTGTCAAACGGCGCAATTGGGAAGGGCGCAAACCATCAGAAACAGCATGTGTCAAGTCCAGGATACCCTCGTTGATCTGAAACCCACGACAGGGTATCGGTTCATGCCATCAAAGGTTTCCGTTAAACGATGCGACGGCAACTGTAGGACTGGATCATCCTGTGAGCCGTTAGAAACAAGGATAACTGAAGTTTACGTTGATTTAAAACCTTTGTACAGCCGCAGGAGGATGAAGCAGTGCGCTGTCGTGAGGGTCGAAGAACACGTCCGTTGCAG GTGTAAGTCTGAAACAACGGAGAGCGGCTTCGTTTCTTCAACTCCACCTAACTAG
- the LOC107218608 gene encoding uncharacterized protein LOC107218608 isoform X3, giving the protein MERNTELDELSYESNRCSVKYLLSFSSTDQSARIMNLVGSFGFCIFVSVLTIAQCQVIESMYKEHVDIDCQAAQFGRAQTIRTSMCQVKDTLVDLKPTSGYRYLPPIASVKRCDGYCKTGLSCEPLETRMTKVHVDLKLLYGRRGMKQCAVVRVEEHVRCRCMCEKTERDCNDRQMFDKSNCKCECKAGTENKMKCEEQKEMRWDKDDCSCKCMLMPMPCSTNRYWNETLCRCQ; this is encoded by the exons ATGGAAAGAAACACAGAACTCGACGAGCTTTCTTACGAGTCAAATCGCTGTTCTGTGAAGTATTTATTGTCATTTTCATCTACGGATCAGTCAGCACGAATCATGAACTTGGTTGGTTCCTTtggtttttgcatttttgtttcgGTGTTGACAATCGCCCAATGTCAAGTGATCGAGTCTATGTACAAGGAGCACGTGGACATTG aTTGTCAAGCGGCGCAATTCGGAAGGGCGCAAACCATCAGAACCAGCATGTGTCAAGTCAAGGATACCCTCGTTGATCTGAAACCCACATCAGGTTATCGGTACCTGCCACCGATAGCTTCCGTTAAACGATGCGACGGCTACTGTAAGACTGGCTTATCCTGTGAGCCGTTAGAAACAAGGATGACTAAAGTTCACGTTGATTTGAAACTTTTGTACGGCCGCAGGGGGATGAAGCAGTGCGCTGTCGTGAGGGTCGAAGAACACGTCCGTTGCAG GTGTATGTGTGAAAAAACGGAGAGGGACTGCAACGACCGACAAATGTTCGATAAGAGTAATTGCAAATGTGAGTGCAAGGCAGGAACAGAGAACAAAATGAAATGcgaagaacaaaaagaaatgcGGTGGGATAAAGACGACTGTTCCTGCAAGTGCATGCTGATGCCAATGCCATGTTCAACTAACCGGTATTGGAACGAAACTCTCTGCAG GTGTCAATAA